The Streptomyces tubercidicus DNA segment CGAGATCGACGCCTCCTCGGTCATGATCCGCAGCAGCTTCGGGTCGTCGCGGTGGTTGTCGATCGCGTCGCGGACCAGTACCCGCACCGTCGTCTCCAGGGTCCCCGGAGACAGGTCGAGTTGGTCGGCCTGCGTCCAGACGCCGCGGTCGATGTGCTGTACGGCCGGCTCGGCGAGGATGGCGTCCTTGTTCGGGAAGTACTGGCACAGCGAGCCGATGGAGACATGGGCACGCTCGGCGATGCGGTTGGTGGTGCCGGCGGCGTACCCGTACTCGGCGAAAACGTGAGCAGCGGCGGTGAGGATCCGCTCGCGGGTGAGTTCGGCACGCGCCTGACGGGGCTTGCGACGTGGCGGAATACGGCGGTCGGCCGACGTCACGGCCGTCGTCGGCCAGCCCGGTCGCCGCCTTCGGGTACCGGGACGTCGACGGTACGAGCAGGACGACCTTCGTCGGTGGCACACCGGGGTTCGCCCGCGTCCACTCGCCCGCCGGGGTCAGGGGCGCAGGGCCACGCCCCCTCATCAGCCAGACGCTGCCTGGTCGGCCGGGCGGCTGGTGGGCAGGTAGTACGGGCGGTTGTGAGCCGCGACCGGGGGTGACTGGTAGGTCCAGGCGCCGGCGGCCGGGGTGTCGGCGAGCAGTGCGTGGATGTCCCGGCCGAGGTCGCTGTCCGGGGCGTGGACGGTCAGTCGCACCCGGTCGGCGTGGTCCGGGGCGTTGAGGTCGTACCAGCGGTAGGGCTGGTAGACGTTCATGGGGCCGGCGAGTACGCGACCGTCGGGGCAGGTGCCGTAGCCCGTGATCGGGGTGTTGTTGGCGGGGGCGGTGGCCAGGTCGTCCAGCGCGGCGGTGAGGGAGAACAACGGGGTTTCGCTCTTCTCCAGGGTGTCGTCCGGGCCGGTGTCGGCTGCTTTGCCGTGCACGGTCCAGGTCTCGCCCGCCGGGCCGTTCAAAGAGGGCAGACCGACCTCGAACCAGCCGGGGTACTTCGGTTCCGCGTACA contains these protein-coding regions:
- a CDS encoding TetR/AcrR family transcriptional regulator, whose protein sequence is MTSADRRIPPRRKPRQARAELTRERILTAAAHVFAEYGYAAGTTNRIAERAHVSIGSLCQYFPNKDAILAEPAVQHIDRGVWTQADQLDLSPGTLETTVRVLVRDAIDNHRDDPKLLRIMTEEASISQDVLDTIERHTKTRVAQVRDLLARYPDVGVRALDTAAELIVFTVEMNTHKLIADPRNIPVDTFENELVDMVTRYLRGTQ